A part of Ursus arctos isolate Adak ecotype North America chromosome X, UrsArc2.0, whole genome shotgun sequence genomic DNA contains:
- the LOC113248108 gene encoding 60S ribosomal protein L39-like produces MCSHKTFRIKQFLAKKQKQNCPIPQWIQLKNGHKIRHYSKRRHWRRTMLGKRMQLDSYLKPYAKINSKLNIDLNL; encoded by the exons ATGTGTTCCCACAAGACTTTCAGGATCAAGCAGTTCCtggccaagaaacaaaagcagaattgtCCCATTCCCCAGTGGATTCAGCTGAAAAATGGTCATAAAATCAGGCACTACTCCAAGAGGAGGCATTGGAGAAGAACTATGCTGG GTAAAAGAATGCAGTTGGACTCCTACCTGaagccatatgcaaaaattaattcaaaattgaaTATAGACCTAAATTtataa